The following coding sequences lie in one Cryptococcus gattii WM276 chromosome L, complete sequence genomic window:
- a CDS encoding uncharacterized protein (Similar to SGTC gene model, INSD accession EAL17710.1) → MAGGHGHFEPVKLDPAIERWAQMRENVYQHFRFTPQKTRQVFTYALLVPALVAGIASTYNYDWAGKQKGSSLLANTPAKPLPESEE, encoded by the exons ATGGCTGGAGGACACGGGCACTTTG AACCGGTCAAG CTTGACCCCGCTATCGAAAGATGGGCTCAGATG CGAGAGAATGTCTACCAACACTTCCGATTTACTCCTCAGAAGACAAGGCAGGTTTTTACCTATGCCCTCTTAGTGCCTGCCCTTGTTGCCGGTATCGCTTCGACTTATAAC TACGACTGGGCTGGCAAGCAAAAGGGTTCTAGTTTACTCGCCAACACTCCCGCCAAGCCTCTTCCCGAGTCTGAGGAATAA
- a CDS encoding uncharacterized protein (Similar to TIGR gene model, INSD accession AAW45256.1) translates to MLILPLNSGSEEGTPTWRYDAPYSTGPASDLANQPNHGRKGKNPSEPSMDVIFLGLDPELTEDDFLGYLRTEHKAAISGVKIVRDKFTGASKCFGFAQFQSLDGASDFINNNFPTVLMPALYAHSDPRKVKIDFSTPQQNPHSGHGSYQSAPVYVRPGHDGMRDIGSPGGGKRVLLLRGLDSMTTTDEVIRRIGQEIARMVGKQGRESEAESSIVRVVLIVDKSARSSWGYGFVELATSELASALLPFLLSPQHQPTGFLIHDVPVAASFSNPSSFVPVSAGPLGGEFIIRSSRLGGFGSETIDKPEGQWCAYWHEKGGAMESVPRGAPAISEDGNVELTPAHRAFLGSLAGVPQSQVTSSQGSHSVQTTGMTPVSVEGVMQPIKIGMGKAKKKEEAAIIPITQKRSLLDDGEDEDKVGKDTVLLSRTKGARIVPPTSSSRKIANNINKWNTKQSELAVPDLVSENVPPKGISDANSAIGTRRPVNTESGSNPAQPSVMPASSPAVLPPAAQTEEFDYTDVSTFETTGKVACLLCQRQFKSEDILRKHVAQSDLHKNNLQDAATCQAGQRRKGAISSSTSTPEPSTSIYRDRAAERREAFNQPAVPSRAEREALAASTAAYQGKRKPPAKPKQPPPPEPSKQTEDNNVGNQLLAKMGWKTGEGLGLAGEGRAEPIKVQQFESRAGLGASKGVEAGRWSGPGGWQQRAKDMVSF, encoded by the exons ATGTTGATCCTGCCCTTGAACAGTGGGAGCGAGGAAGGGACCCCGACCTGGCG GTATGATGCTCCGTACTCCACTGGGCCCGCTTCAGATCTTGCGAACCAACCAAATCACGGCAGGAAAGGCAAAAATCCTTCCGAGCCCTCAATGGATGTGATCTTCCTCGGACTAGACCCCGAACTGACAGAAGACGAC TTCCTTGGATACCTTCGCACCGAGCATAAAGCAGCTATCTCCGGCGTCAAGATTGTCCGCGACAAATTCACAGGAGCCTCAAAATGCTTTGGTTTTGCTCAATTCCAGTCCTTGGACGGGGCTTCTGACTTCATCAACAACAA TTTTCCTACGGTCCTTATGCCCGCCCTCTATGCTCACTCAGACCCTCGCAAAGTTAAGATTGATTTTTCGACCCCTCAACAGAACCCTCATTCAGGGCACGGCTCATACCAATCTGCCCCTGTCTATGTCCGCCCAGGTCATGATGGGATGCGAGATATTGGATCCCCAGGCGGAGGCAAGAGGGTGCTCTTGCTGCGTGGCTTGGACTCCATGACAACTACAGACGAAGTCATTCGTCGAATTGGCCAGGAAATTGCTAGGATGGTTGGCAAGCAAGGAAGAGAGTCCGAGGCAGAGAGTTCGATTGTGAGAGTGGTTCTCATTGTCGACAAGTCGGCAAGGAGTAGTTGGGGCTATGGATTTGTAGAGCTCGCCACCAGCGAG CTGGCATCTGCTCTTCTGCCattccttctctctccacAGCATCAGCCGACTGGCTTCCTCATTCACGATGTCCCAGTTGCCGCGTCTTTCTCtaacccttcttcttttgtACCCGTTTCTGCGGGTCCTTTGGGTGGAGAATTCATCATTCGTTCTTCTCGTCTTGGTGGCTTTGGCAGTGAAACGATAGACAAGCCTGAAGGCCAGTGGTGTGCGTATTGGCACGAAAAGGGTGGTGCCATGGAAAGTGTACCTCGTGGAGCGCCAGCTATCAGTGAAGATGGAAATGTCGAGCTTACCCCGGCCCATCGAGCATTCCTTGGAAGTTTAGCAGGCGTACCACAATCGCAGGTGACGTCGTCTCAAGGCTCACACAGCGTACAGACAACCGGGATGACGCCAGTCAGCGTTGAAGGCGTCATGCAGCCAATTAAAATAGGCATGGGTaaagcgaagaagaaggaggaagctGCAATCATTCCCATCACCCAGAAAAGGAGCTTGTTGGATGATGGCGAGGATGAGGATAAGGTTGGGAAGGATACCGTGCTGCTGTCGAGGA CGAAAGGCGCTCGTATCGTCCCACCAACATCGTCAAGTCGGAAG ATTGCCAACAACATCAATAAGTGGAACACAAAACAGTCGGAACTTGCCGTACCCGATCTTGTGTCGGAGAACGTTCCACCAAAGGGTATTTCCGACGCCAACTCCGCAATTGGCACTCGTCGACCCGTAAATACAGAGTCAGGTTCAAAC CCGGCTCAACCGAGCGTGATGCCTGCATCATCGCCAGCTGTTTTGCCGCCAGCAGCCCAGACAGAGGAGTTTGACTACACTGATGTGTCGACGTTTGAGACAACTGGCAAAGTGGCCTGTCTGCTGTGTCAGAGGCAGTTCAAATCTGAGGACATCCTTCGGAAACATGTCGCTCAGTCGGATCTTCACAAG AACAACCTGCAGGATGCCGCGACATGTCAAGCTGGTCAACGCCGCAAAGGAGCCATAAGCTCATCGACATCTACGCCGGAACCGTCTACATCGATTTACCGTGACCGAGCCGCCGAGCGTCGTGAGGCATTCAATCAACCTGCTGTTCCTTCCCGTGCCGAAAGGGAAGCCCTTGCCGCCTCCACCGCTGCCTATCAAGGCAAGCGTAAGCCTCCTGCCAAGCCCAAGCAACCACCTCCGCCTGAGCCAAGCAAGCAGACAGAGGATAATAATGTGGGTAACCAGCTGCTCGCGAAGATGGGGTGGAAGACGGGTGAGGGATTGGGTTTGGCAGGCGAAGGCCGGGCGGAGCCGATCAAGGTGCAACAATTTGAAAGTCGCGCAGGATTAGGCGCATCTAAGGGCGTCGAGGCCGGAAGGTGGAGCGGACCTGGAGGGTGGCAGCAAAGGGCCAAGGACATGGTGAGTTTCTAG